In Psychrobacter sp. P11G3, a single genomic region encodes these proteins:
- the pgsA gene encoding CDP-diacylglycerol--glycerol-3-phosphate 3-phosphatidyltransferase, whose translation MTDSTHLHTQEEPPSSQNTKSIFNLPNNLTIARILMIPLFVAIAYWPPAMGIGMPAISDNVIARVGMSEFSDSLLRHLLLTGVFIIAAITDWLDGYFARKLNVMSAFGRFLDPVADKLMVAVALIVLVQWHPNIIMAIAAIVIISREIAVSALREWMAELGKSTSVAVSYVGKLKTTFQMVAITVLLLNWQSLETIGYVLMVAAVILTLWSMMIYLKAAWPYLKQSG comes from the coding sequence ATGACTGACAGCACGCATTTGCATACGCAGGAAGAACCGCCAAGTTCGCAAAATACCAAGAGTATTTTTAACTTGCCTAACAACCTTACGATTGCGCGTATCTTGATGATTCCGCTATTTGTTGCGATTGCCTATTGGCCGCCAGCCATGGGTATCGGTATGCCTGCGATTTCAGATAATGTCATTGCGCGCGTTGGGATGAGCGAGTTTAGCGATAGCTTATTACGCCATTTGTTATTGACTGGCGTCTTTATTATTGCTGCGATTACCGATTGGCTCGATGGCTATTTTGCTCGTAAACTTAATGTCATGTCAGCCTTTGGTCGCTTTTTGGACCCTGTTGCTGATAAGTTAATGGTAGCTGTAGCGCTCATCGTTCTGGTACAGTGGCATCCCAATATCATTATGGCGATAGCGGCTATCGTCATTATCTCGCGCGAGATCGCAGTATCAGCATTACGCGAGTGGATGGCGGAGCTGGGTAAAAGCACTAGCGTCGCAGTATCCTATGTTGGCAAATTAAAAACTACGTTCCAGATGGTAGCAATTACCGTACTACTGCTTAATTGGCAGTCGCTTGAAACCATCGGTTATGTATTAATGGTCGCTGCTGTGATACTTACTTTATGGTCGATGATGATTTACCTAAAAGCCGCTTGGCCTTATTTAAAGCAAAGCGGGTAG
- a CDS encoding pyridoxamine 5'-phosphate oxidase family protein — MSRQDHIDKVQELVKEVKFAMMTTRTHEGHLHACPMTTSETSIGAKEIWFIGDKTTETIKDIEKDPQVNLAYVSQDSKDYVSINGKAELVEDQEKLDELWSPIYNAFYEQGKEDPNVQLIKVVPHGAEYWLSGSSVVNMFKMTTAAVMDGKKATNLGENNSVTL; from the coding sequence ATGAGTAGACAAGACCATATCGATAAAGTACAAGAACTGGTAAAAGAAGTGAAATTTGCCATGATGACCACTCGTACTCATGAAGGCCATTTACATGCCTGCCCAATGACTACTAGCGAGACGAGCATTGGCGCAAAAGAGATTTGGTTCATTGGTGATAAAACAACTGAAACCATTAAAGATATTGAAAAAGACCCACAAGTGAACTTGGCTTATGTCAGTCAAGATTCAAAAGATTACGTCTCGATTAACGGTAAAGCGGAATTGGTCGAAGACCAAGAGAAGCTAGACGAGCTATGGTCGCCAATTTACAATGCATTTTATGAGCAAGGTAAAGAAGATCCAAACGTCCAGTTAATTAAAGTCGTTCCACATGGTGCAGAATACTGGCTAAGCGGTAGCTCAGTCGTCAACATGTTTAAGATGACTACTGCTGCGGTAATGGACGGTAAGAAAGCGACCAACTTAGGTGAAAACAACTCAGTGACACTATAA